A region of Myxococcus stipitatus DSM 14675 DNA encodes the following proteins:
- a CDS encoding DUF4912 domain-containing protein gives MDDLKSVTVGSLRELARKHLGSGYSKLKKAELIAALAAFVPALAKLARLVGINVPPRRGPETKPAPPALAPSSAPPSKPKPSEEGRVSASQRIAAKRASERPVGSPTTPLAQVVNFPPRPRGTKEAAPPFPSLPEAEPRPPSRAANTPVTPPTGVVAPPVSPPAAQLPAPPLIEGFFVARVRGEEEVRRHHLQDERVPEVLAVPSEAEDSEGLGALPSEYQDDTTLLLPKDPHTLFALWDYSAATRDRAMNGLQTPRAVLRVFHGDDLVREVDCTLESRGYYIQGLPAGRPYRVEAHFVGRDGRSQRIGPSSNRVTLPPAGVSADTSVRFLRRPVPVDESSTSASPPASTPEVHEAKEREYITWHRVSLPGSAGSKDVPVLHREGLGPVAHPSPRREGGALTGNEVPFEHVGRAPGASDQRYLASHRYLEAQARAPGASDMRYAQGLVSPTPVARAFEYLEMGPERARDHGGERAIGGTELNYFELPTRPSGASASRDGDSQRKPPSGGGRS, from the coding sequence ATGGACGACCTCAAGAGCGTCACCGTCGGTTCCCTGAGGGAGCTGGCTCGGAAGCACCTGGGGAGCGGATACAGCAAGCTCAAGAAGGCCGAACTGATTGCCGCCCTGGCCGCGTTCGTGCCCGCGCTCGCGAAGCTCGCCCGGCTGGTCGGAATCAACGTCCCCCCGAGGCGAGGCCCCGAGACGAAGCCGGCTCCCCCAGCCCTCGCCCCGTCCTCCGCCCCCCCGTCCAAGCCGAAGCCCTCGGAGGAGGGGCGTGTCTCGGCCTCCCAGCGCATCGCGGCCAAACGCGCCTCCGAGAGGCCCGTCGGCTCCCCCACCACGCCCCTGGCCCAGGTCGTGAATTTTCCGCCCAGGCCCCGGGGGACGAAAGAGGCCGCACCCCCTTTTCCCTCGCTGCCCGAGGCGGAGCCCCGTCCTCCCTCGCGCGCGGCGAACACCCCGGTGACGCCGCCGACCGGTGTGGTGGCACCTCCCGTGAGTCCGCCCGCAGCGCAGCTTCCTGCTCCGCCGTTGATCGAGGGCTTCTTCGTCGCGCGCGTCAGGGGCGAGGAGGAAGTCCGCCGTCATCACCTCCAGGACGAGCGAGTCCCCGAGGTGCTGGCCGTGCCCTCCGAGGCGGAAGACTCCGAGGGGTTGGGGGCCTTGCCGTCCGAGTACCAGGACGACACGACGCTGCTCCTGCCCAAGGACCCGCACACGCTCTTCGCCCTCTGGGACTACAGCGCCGCCACGCGCGACCGGGCGATGAACGGGTTGCAGACGCCCCGCGCCGTGCTGCGGGTCTTCCATGGGGATGACCTCGTGCGCGAGGTGGACTGCACGCTCGAGTCACGCGGCTACTACATCCAGGGTCTGCCCGCGGGACGGCCCTACCGAGTCGAGGCCCACTTCGTGGGGCGCGATGGCCGGTCTCAGCGCATCGGCCCTTCGAGCAATCGCGTGACGCTTCCTCCCGCGGGCGTGTCGGCGGACACGAGCGTTCGCTTCCTGCGGCGTCCTGTGCCCGTCGATGAGTCCTCCACCTCCGCGTCGCCGCCAGCGTCCACTCCCGAGGTCCACGAGGCGAAGGAGCGCGAGTACATCACCTGGCACCGCGTCAGCCTCCCGGGGAGCGCGGGCTCGAAGGATGTTCCCGTGCTGCACCGCGAGGGGCTCGGTCCTGTCGCGCATCCTTCCCCGCGTCGAGAGGGTGGGGCGCTCACCGGAAACGAGGTTCCCTTCGAGCATGTCGGACGTGCACCGGGGGCCTCGGACCAGCGCTACCTCGCCTCTCATCGCTATCTCGAGGCCCAGGCCCGTGCGCCCGGGGCTTCGGACATGCGGTATGCGCAGGGGCTCGTGTCGCCGACGCCAGTGGCTCGCGCGTTCGAGTATCTCGAGATGGGACCTGAGCGCGCCCGAGACCACGGCGGCGAGCGCGCCATCGGGGGCACCGAGCTGAACTACTTCGAGTTGCCCACGCGGCCCTCCGGAGCCTCGGCGTCGCGGGATGGGGACTCCCAACGGAAGCCGCCTTCGGGTGGTGGCCGCTCGTGA
- a CDS encoding glycoside hydrolase family 57 protein has product MSQGSLALVLHAHLPFVRHPEHEDFLEEDWLYEAISETYLPLLLAFDALADEGIRFRLSLTLSPTLVTMLRDELLMDRYAKRLDLLCELGEREVHRTRKDATFGPLATFYRDHFQSLRRAFHERYRRDLVSAFRRLQDAGHLDILACNATHGFLPLMQQVPEAVRAQVSVAANHYRQHFGRDPAGIWLAECGYFPGLERILSAERIRYFFVDTHGLTDATPRPLHGPYAPVFTESGVAAYARDPESSQQVWSAEYGYPGDPSYREFYRDIGWDLDLDYIRPFIQPTGDRKNTGFKYYRITGKTEDKQPYDPRLARERAVVHAGNFLFNRQRQIEHLASRLGGRTPVVVAPYDAELFGHWWFEGPWFLEAFIREAAREQTSFELVTPSDDLRAHPENQVATPPMSSWGAGGYANMWLDGTNDWVYRHLHHCARKMVELARDFPEATVPQRRALNQAARELLLAQSSDWAFIMKTGTMVEYALRRTREHVRRFLRLHDDLRAGTLDDEWLGHVEGRDNLFPELDYRIYRPG; this is encoded by the coding sequence ATGAGCCAGGGCTCTCTCGCACTCGTTCTCCACGCGCACCTGCCGTTCGTTCGTCATCCCGAGCACGAGGACTTCCTCGAGGAGGACTGGCTCTACGAGGCCATCTCGGAGACGTACCTGCCGCTGCTGCTCGCCTTCGACGCGCTGGCGGATGAGGGCATCCGGTTCCGGCTGTCGCTGACGTTGTCCCCGACGCTCGTCACGATGCTTCGCGACGAGCTCTTGATGGACCGCTACGCGAAGCGGCTGGACCTGCTCTGCGAGCTGGGGGAGCGCGAGGTCCACCGCACTCGGAAGGATGCGACCTTCGGACCGCTGGCGACCTTCTACCGGGACCACTTCCAGTCGCTGCGCCGAGCCTTCCACGAGCGCTACCGACGGGACCTGGTCTCCGCGTTCCGCCGTCTCCAGGACGCGGGCCACCTGGACATCCTCGCGTGCAACGCGACGCACGGCTTCCTGCCGCTGATGCAGCAGGTCCCCGAGGCGGTGCGAGCGCAGGTGTCGGTGGCGGCGAATCACTACCGGCAGCACTTCGGCAGGGACCCCGCGGGCATCTGGTTGGCGGAGTGTGGCTACTTCCCGGGCCTGGAGCGCATCCTCTCCGCCGAGCGCATCCGCTACTTCTTCGTGGACACGCACGGGCTCACGGATGCGACGCCGCGCCCGTTGCACGGTCCCTACGCGCCCGTCTTCACCGAGTCCGGTGTCGCCGCGTACGCGAGAGACCCCGAGAGCAGCCAGCAGGTGTGGAGCGCCGAGTACGGTTACCCAGGCGACCCGAGCTACCGCGAGTTCTACCGGGACATTGGTTGGGACCTGGACCTGGACTACATCCGTCCGTTCATCCAGCCGACGGGGGACCGCAAGAACACGGGCTTCAAGTACTACCGCATCACCGGCAAGACGGAGGACAAGCAGCCGTATGACCCGAGGCTCGCGCGTGAGCGCGCCGTGGTGCACGCGGGCAACTTCCTGTTCAACCGGCAGCGGCAGATAGAGCACCTCGCCTCGCGCCTCGGAGGCCGCACGCCCGTCGTCGTCGCGCCCTACGACGCGGAGCTCTTCGGTCACTGGTGGTTCGAGGGGCCCTGGTTCCTCGAGGCCTTCATCCGCGAGGCCGCGCGCGAGCAGACCTCCTTCGAGCTGGTGACACCCTCGGACGACTTGCGCGCGCATCCCGAGAACCAGGTCGCCACGCCGCCCATGTCGTCATGGGGCGCGGGGGGCTATGCGAACATGTGGCTGGATGGGACCAACGATTGGGTGTACCGCCACCTGCATCACTGCGCGCGGAAGATGGTGGAGCTCGCCAGGGACTTCCCCGAGGCCACCGTTCCGCAACGGCGTGCGCTGAACCAGGCCGCTCGAGAGCTGCTGCTCGCCCAGAGCTCCGATTGGGCCTTCATCATGAAGACGGGGACGATGGTGGAGTACGCGCTGCGACGCACGCGCGAGCACGTCCGCCGCTTCCTCCGGCTGCATGATGACCTCCGCGCGGGGACCCTCGACGATGAGTGGTTGGGGCACGTGGAGGGGCGCGACAATCTTTTTCCGGAGCTCGACTACCGAATCTATCGGCCGGGCTGA